One segment of Rhodopirellula baltica SH 1 DNA contains the following:
- the arsA gene encoding arsenical pump-driving ATPase produces MHYLESPTRNLFFTGKGGVGKTSMACATAVRLADRGRRVLLVSTDPASNLDEVLGVTLSNKPTSVPAVDNLSAMNIDPEQAAAEYRERMVGPYRDVLPEAAVQSMEEQFSGSCTVEIAAFDEFARLLGDENATADFDHIVFDTAPTGHTLRLLTLPSAWSGFMDENTSGTSCLGPLAGLQKQQAIYHSTVESLGDSSRTTLVLVTRPEASTLREADRTSDELRELGVENQALVINGTFEARDKSDPIANAMEQRCKEALMAMPSGLAQLQRTVVPLAPHGLVGIDALRLLGRTEPNGEMARNEIAGEERVSILEALPASALIDQLATQQHGVILTMGKGGVGKTTIAAAVAVALAERGLKVHLSTTDPAAHVSATLAAEELSGLTISRIDPAEVTEAYRQEVLRTAGDGLDEQGRALLEEDLRSPCTEEIAVFRAFADAVAEGEDGFVVLDTAPTGHTILLLDSALAYHREVSRQTNEVPESVRELLPRLRDSDFTRVLVVTLPESTPVHEAQRLQQDLRRAEIEPFAWVVNQSLSPLVVKDRILVGRQQNEEPYLREVFTQHAKQAVIIPWQLDPPIGIEGLRELTADKASC; encoded by the coding sequence ATGCACTATCTCGAATCACCCACTCGCAATTTGTTCTTCACGGGCAAAGGAGGCGTTGGCAAAACGTCCATGGCTTGTGCCACCGCGGTTCGTTTGGCGGATCGAGGCCGGCGCGTTCTGCTCGTGTCGACCGACCCCGCGTCAAACTTGGACGAAGTCCTCGGCGTGACGCTCAGTAACAAGCCGACATCCGTTCCGGCGGTGGACAACCTTTCGGCGATGAACATTGATCCGGAGCAGGCGGCGGCGGAGTATCGCGAGCGAATGGTGGGGCCGTATCGAGATGTTTTGCCCGAGGCTGCTGTTCAGAGCATGGAAGAACAGTTCTCGGGATCGTGCACGGTGGAGATCGCTGCTTTCGACGAATTCGCCAGACTGTTGGGCGACGAAAACGCGACGGCAGACTTTGATCACATCGTTTTTGACACCGCGCCGACCGGACACACGTTGCGGTTGTTGACGTTGCCATCAGCTTGGTCGGGATTCATGGATGAAAACACGTCCGGAACATCGTGTCTGGGACCGCTGGCAGGTTTGCAAAAGCAGCAAGCGATCTACCATTCGACGGTGGAGTCCCTTGGCGATTCATCTCGCACAACGTTGGTGTTGGTGACTCGACCGGAAGCGTCCACGCTTCGGGAGGCTGATCGAACCAGCGACGAACTGAGGGAGCTCGGCGTTGAAAACCAAGCCTTGGTGATCAACGGAACCTTCGAGGCAAGAGACAAATCAGATCCGATTGCCAACGCGATGGAACAACGGTGCAAAGAAGCGTTGATGGCGATGCCCAGCGGGCTCGCTCAACTGCAACGCACGGTTGTGCCTTTGGCACCTCATGGCTTGGTTGGTATTGACGCTCTACGTCTGCTCGGGAGAACTGAACCGAACGGGGAGATGGCCAGGAACGAGATTGCCGGTGAAGAACGCGTTTCGATCTTGGAGGCATTGCCCGCATCCGCTTTGATCGATCAGTTGGCGACTCAGCAACACGGCGTGATTCTGACGATGGGCAAAGGTGGCGTCGGTAAAACAACCATCGCTGCTGCGGTTGCGGTGGCACTTGCCGAACGCGGCTTGAAGGTTCATTTGTCGACCACCGATCCGGCCGCACACGTGAGCGCGACCTTGGCCGCTGAAGAGTTGAGCGGTTTGACAATCAGTCGGATTGATCCCGCCGAAGTGACCGAGGCTTATCGACAAGAAGTCTTGCGGACCGCGGGAGATGGTTTGGATGAGCAAGGGCGAGCGTTGTTGGAAGAGGATCTTCGTTCTCCCTGCACGGAAGAGATCGCCGTGTTTCGAGCGTTCGCCGATGCCGTGGCGGAAGGCGAGGATGGCTTTGTCGTTCTCGACACCGCGCCCACCGGTCACACGATTCTCCTGTTGGATTCGGCACTTGCATATCATCGCGAAGTTTCGCGGCAGACCAACGAGGTGCCTGAAAGCGTTCGGGAATTGTTGCCACGCTTGCGAGATTCAGATTTCACGCGGGTGTTGGTGGTGACGCTGCCCGAGTCGACCCCGGTACATGAAGCTCAGCGGTTGCAACAGGATTTGCGGCGAGCGGAGATCGAGCCGTTTGCTTGGGTGGTCAATCAATCGCTTAGTCCGTTGGTTGTCAAGGATCGGATTCTGGTTGGGCGTCAACAAAACGAAGAGCCTTACCTGCGTGAGGTATTCACTCAGCACGCGAAGCAAGCGGTGATCATTCCCTGGCAACTTGACCCGCCAATCGGAATCGAAGGTTTGCGGGAGTTGACCGCAGACAAGGCTTCTTGCTAA
- a CDS encoding sigma-70 family RNA polymerase sigma factor — translation MNPSHETPEHDASITGPIDHTEEFVRLLGQTRRHRFAYLMSLMNDRNDVEEVLQETDLVLWRKFDDFEWGTNFTAWSCRVAFNQMRAWRQKQQRSRLQFSDEFLTAVATQLDTQTDRYDQRLENLRACVRSLPERHRQLIDQRYTEGEKIESIATRTGRSLDAVYRMLSRIRDSLRDCVTRKMNAGVTS, via the coding sequence ATGAACCCATCTCACGAAACTCCCGAACACGATGCATCGATCACCGGTCCCATCGATCACACCGAAGAGTTTGTGCGGTTGCTCGGGCAAACCCGTCGTCATCGGTTTGCCTACCTGATGAGCCTGATGAATGACCGCAACGATGTGGAGGAGGTCTTGCAAGAGACCGATTTGGTTCTGTGGCGAAAATTCGATGACTTCGAATGGGGCACCAATTTCACCGCGTGGTCCTGTCGCGTCGCATTCAATCAAATGAGAGCGTGGCGGCAAAAGCAACAACGCAGCCGTCTGCAATTTTCAGATGAGTTCTTGACCGCGGTGGCAACCCAACTGGACACACAAACGGACCGCTACGATCAACGTCTCGAAAATCTCCGTGCCTGTGTCAGATCGTTGCCCGAGCGACACCGGCAACTGATCGACCAGCGGTACACCGAGGGTGAAAAGATCGAATCCATCGCCACTCGCACCGGCCGATCCCTCGATGCCGTTTATCGCATGCTCAGTCGCATTCGGGATTCGTTGCGAGACTGTGTGACTCGAAAAATGAACGCAGGAGTGACGTCATGA
- a CDS encoding sulfatase-like hydrolase/transferase, translating to MDDLNDWIGCLGGHPQTITPNLDRLAASGILFTNAHCPAPACNPCRSAVFTGRAPNQSGLYDNRQQMREVMPDDVILPQYMRNHGYHASGSGKLLHYFIDAASWDEYFPKAESENPFPQTFYPSQRPVNLKRGGPWQYVETDWAALDVTDEEFGGDWAVSQWIGEQLQQKHDQPFFLGCGIYRPHEPWFVPKKYFEPFPLDSIQLPPGYLENDLDDVPPIGQRAARNRYFAHIQKQDQWKQGIQGYLASIHFADAMLGRLLDALESGPNADNTIVVLWSDHGWQLGEKEHWQKYTPWRGVTRVPLMIRVPKTSSPSLPNGTPIGARCDAPVNLLSLFPTVLDLCQLPSNPVNDGPSLLPLLKEPKTDTWKHNSVTYLSHPGAYAVSGRTHRYIHYQDGSEELYNIEADPYEWNNLATKPESSEQLAQFRSTSPTKFAKRIEPSVKSLAKLTFRTIPEGGIPASKPDGNPFPVHFINQQRGPVELCWIDAKSKSKSYGLIQPGQTKTQSTRPGAIWMVKESDGDKQLGYFQIGDRTAQAVIPASKPNVVVILTDDQGWADLSCQNEVDDIQTPHIDGLAARGVRCTNAYVTAPQCSPSRAGLITGRYQQRLGIDTIPDMPLPTNAVTIAEHLQPKGYKTGFVGKWHLEPNVTCIDWMRRELPAMAGKPRRKVRIPWNKIEPYSPSQQGFDEYYWGERTNYRTNFDLTSGELLAEMKPIRDERFRIDVQTNAAVKFIQRNHDQPFYLQLNYYGPHTPLEATQKYLDRFPGPMPERRRYALAMISAIDDGVGQIVDQLKAEGVLDNTLIVMTSDNGAPLKMTKTDSPINGDAGGWDGSLNDPWVGEKGMLSEGGIRVPMIWSLPTQLPSGITYDWPVSALDIAPSVLKLAGGELPSGDAAFDGIDLIPRLNDIQNPPTRTLYFRFWDQAAIRRGKWKYIFAGDGRRFLFDLESDQHEHRNLAEEYPELANKLHASLASWTSELSPKGMPIGKKMRERAWYDFYFEEVDPTLEPSN from the coding sequence ATGGACGACTTGAATGACTGGATAGGTTGCTTGGGGGGCCATCCGCAAACCATCACACCCAATTTGGACCGATTGGCGGCCAGCGGTATTCTCTTCACCAACGCTCATTGCCCCGCACCCGCTTGCAACCCTTGCCGCTCGGCTGTCTTCACCGGAAGAGCTCCCAACCAATCGGGCCTGTATGACAATCGCCAACAAATGCGTGAGGTCATGCCGGACGATGTCATCTTGCCTCAATACATGAGGAACCATGGTTACCACGCTTCGGGATCGGGCAAACTGCTGCATTACTTCATCGATGCCGCATCCTGGGATGAATATTTCCCCAAAGCGGAATCCGAGAATCCTTTCCCACAAACTTTCTATCCTTCACAACGCCCCGTCAACCTGAAACGCGGCGGACCATGGCAATACGTCGAAACGGACTGGGCGGCACTCGACGTGACAGATGAAGAGTTCGGTGGCGACTGGGCGGTCAGCCAATGGATCGGCGAACAACTACAACAAAAGCATGATCAACCGTTCTTCCTCGGTTGCGGAATCTATCGGCCACATGAACCTTGGTTCGTACCGAAGAAATACTTCGAACCTTTTCCTCTCGACTCGATCCAGCTCCCACCGGGATACCTCGAGAATGACTTGGATGACGTCCCTCCGATTGGACAGCGTGCTGCACGCAATCGCTACTTTGCCCACATCCAAAAGCAGGACCAATGGAAACAGGGCATCCAAGGCTATCTCGCTTCCATCCACTTTGCCGATGCGATGCTCGGTCGCCTGTTAGATGCATTGGAGTCTGGACCGAATGCCGACAACACCATCGTCGTGCTTTGGTCGGATCACGGTTGGCAACTGGGTGAAAAAGAGCATTGGCAAAAGTACACGCCGTGGCGAGGTGTTACTCGTGTCCCATTGATGATTCGAGTTCCAAAAACATCCAGTCCGTCGCTCCCGAACGGCACGCCGATTGGAGCCCGTTGTGATGCTCCGGTGAATCTACTCAGCCTCTTTCCGACTGTGCTCGACCTTTGTCAATTACCCTCCAATCCGGTCAATGATGGGCCAAGTCTTCTGCCTTTGCTGAAGGAACCAAAGACCGACACTTGGAAACACAACTCGGTCACCTACCTGTCTCACCCCGGTGCCTACGCCGTGAGCGGTCGGACTCATCGATACATTCACTATCAAGACGGGAGCGAAGAGCTCTACAACATCGAAGCCGATCCCTACGAATGGAACAATTTGGCAACGAAACCAGAGTCGTCTGAACAACTCGCCCAGTTCCGTTCAACATCACCGACAAAATTCGCGAAACGTATCGAACCGTCGGTGAAGTCACTCGCGAAACTAACCTTTCGTACGATCCCCGAGGGAGGCATCCCCGCGTCCAAGCCCGACGGAAACCCGTTTCCGGTGCACTTCATCAACCAACAGCGTGGTCCAGTCGAATTATGCTGGATCGATGCCAAATCAAAGTCAAAGTCTTATGGTCTGATTCAGCCAGGGCAAACGAAAACCCAATCGACCCGCCCGGGCGCCATTTGGATGGTAAAAGAATCCGATGGAGACAAACAACTTGGTTACTTCCAAATTGGCGACCGGACGGCTCAAGCGGTCATTCCCGCCAGCAAACCCAATGTGGTCGTCATCCTCACCGACGATCAAGGCTGGGCCGATCTGAGTTGTCAGAACGAGGTCGACGATATTCAGACACCACACATTGATGGCTTGGCCGCACGCGGAGTTCGCTGCACCAACGCCTATGTGACCGCCCCCCAGTGCAGCCCATCGCGTGCCGGATTGATCACTGGCCGGTACCAACAACGTCTCGGCATTGACACCATCCCGGACATGCCACTGCCGACCAATGCGGTGACCATCGCCGAACACTTGCAACCCAAAGGCTACAAAACCGGCTTCGTCGGCAAATGGCACTTGGAACCCAACGTCACCTGTATCGATTGGATGCGTCGCGAATTGCCGGCGATGGCTGGTAAACCCAGACGCAAGGTCCGGATTCCATGGAATAAAATCGAACCCTATTCACCATCGCAACAAGGTTTTGACGAATATTACTGGGGCGAGCGAACAAACTATCGCACCAACTTTGACCTCACCTCGGGTGAGTTGCTCGCAGAAATGAAACCGATTCGTGACGAGCGTTTTCGCATTGATGTCCAAACCAATGCGGCGGTCAAGTTCATTCAACGCAATCATGATCAGCCGTTCTACTTGCAGCTGAATTACTACGGTCCGCACACGCCCTTAGAAGCAACTCAAAAATACCTCGATCGTTTTCCCGGACCGATGCCGGAGCGACGTCGCTACGCGTTGGCGATGATCTCAGCGATTGACGACGGCGTGGGTCAAATCGTCGACCAGTTGAAAGCCGAAGGAGTGCTCGACAACACATTGATCGTCATGACCAGCGACAACGGCGCACCGCTGAAAATGACAAAGACCGACTCACCCATCAACGGCGACGCTGGTGGTTGGGACGGATCACTCAACGATCCTTGGGTCGGCGAAAAAGGAATGCTTTCCGAAGGCGGCATCCGCGTGCCAATGATTTGGAGCCTGCCCACTCAATTGCCCAGCGGAATCACCTACGACTGGCCGGTCAGTGCATTGGACATCGCACCGAGTGTTTTGAAACTCGCCGGCGGAGAACTCCCGTCCGGTGACGCAGCCTTCGACGGCATCGATCTGATTCCTCGATTGAACGACATCCAAAATCCACCCACCCGAACGTTGTATTTCCGGTTCTGGGATCAAGCCGCGATTCGCCGTGGCAAGTGGAAATACATCTTCGCTGGCGATGGTCGTCGCTTCCTTTTCGATCTGGAAAGCGATCAACACGAACATCGCAATCTCGCGGAAGAATATCCAGAACTCGCTAACAAACTTCACGCCAGCTTGGCATCCTGGACATCCGAATTATCGCCCAAAGGCATGCCAATCGGAAAGAAGATGCGAGAACGAGCGTGGTACGACTTCTACTTTGAAGAGGTTGATCCAACACTGGAACCCTCGAACTGA
- a CDS encoding FecR family protein: MTNVEKRYLELRDAALDGRATQAEIQELESIAMASPERIRDFAEAAGLHGDLCLLGIEARDQRPAEKLETREKSKLGPWQLIPWAIGLAASILLIVTFWNRNPSESPSTETFAVLEQTVECLWQTSTMPLAEGQRLGTGRLRLASGFASLRFDNQTQLNLEGPAELQILDPMHCRLVSGTAVITVRDGLRGFVVDTPNGRLIDQGTSFGVSVKSGGASVVEVFDGQVDIEVAATGETRSMTEQTSAWLLPQQIVAASEYRVPLEQNSGQLTQIIAAQGNGGDIWVQRNPNIRKGPEDLLLVKKSSEQIGFDRQIRLRFDLRNLSEQPIQRTSLQLTAVPSGIGFASRTPDATFSIYGRPIPPGTARLSLESTQWLDLQTETADWSLLDRFVIPKGIQSGAHNIESTRLDELLNQHRNGVIELVIIRDTPETMGGGLVHAFASSRHESIPGPTLRVWQ; the protein is encoded by the coding sequence ATGACCAACGTCGAAAAACGCTACCTCGAGTTACGAGACGCTGCTTTGGATGGCCGCGCAACCCAAGCAGAAATTCAAGAACTCGAATCCATCGCGATGGCTTCTCCAGAAAGAATCCGAGACTTCGCCGAAGCCGCGGGTTTGCATGGCGACCTGTGCTTGCTGGGCATCGAAGCTCGTGATCAACGGCCAGCCGAGAAGTTGGAGACTCGCGAAAAATCAAAGCTTGGACCGTGGCAACTCATTCCGTGGGCCATCGGATTGGCCGCATCCATTCTTTTGATCGTGACGTTTTGGAATCGCAATCCAAGCGAGTCACCATCCACCGAAACGTTCGCGGTGCTCGAACAAACTGTCGAGTGTTTGTGGCAGACCTCGACCATGCCGCTCGCCGAAGGACAACGACTGGGCACCGGACGCTTGCGGTTGGCCAGCGGATTCGCCTCCTTGCGTTTTGACAATCAAACGCAGTTGAACTTGGAAGGTCCTGCGGAGCTGCAGATTTTGGATCCAATGCACTGCCGCCTTGTCAGCGGGACCGCTGTGATCACCGTTCGCGATGGCTTGCGAGGCTTTGTCGTCGACACCCCCAACGGCCGCCTGATTGATCAAGGGACCAGCTTTGGTGTGTCTGTGAAATCCGGTGGAGCGTCGGTGGTCGAGGTGTTCGATGGACAAGTCGACATCGAAGTGGCCGCAACGGGAGAAACCCGCAGCATGACCGAACAAACATCCGCTTGGTTGCTGCCTCAGCAAATTGTGGCCGCTAGCGAATACCGAGTGCCGCTCGAACAGAACTCCGGACAACTCACCCAAATCATCGCGGCGCAAGGGAACGGTGGAGACATCTGGGTCCAAAGGAATCCCAACATCCGCAAGGGGCCCGAGGACCTGCTGCTGGTCAAGAAATCCAGCGAACAAATCGGATTCGATCGCCAAATCCGCTTGCGTTTTGACCTGCGAAACCTCTCCGAGCAACCGATCCAGCGAACCTCGTTGCAACTGACCGCCGTCCCGTCCGGGATCGGTTTCGCTTCCAGAACCCCGGACGCCACCTTCTCAATTTACGGACGCCCCATTCCTCCTGGAACCGCTCGACTCTCACTCGAATCAACCCAGTGGCTGGATCTGCAAACCGAAACGGCTGATTGGTCGTTGCTGGATCGATTTGTGATCCCCAAGGGGATTCAATCGGGGGCCCACAACATCGAGTCCACTCGACTCGATGAACTTTTGAACCAACACCGCAATGGAGTCATCGAGTTGGTGATCATACGGGACACACCTGAAACCATGGGCGGCGGTTTGGTCCATGCGTTTGCCAGTTCGCGACATGAATCCATCCCCGGTCCTACTCTGCGTGTTTGGCAGTGA
- a CDS encoding alpha/beta fold hydrolase: MKTQSITQLVIGAAIAVAFVGPITKTARADDRGHVTADSQVMHRTIQIDDLEIFYREAGPKDAPTLLLLHGFPTSSHMFRNLIPALADRYHVVAPDYPGFGFSSAPSVDEFEYSFDNLAREIQVFTERLKLDQYSLYVMDYGAPIGFRLATAHPERVQTLIIQNGNAYEEGIDNQFWVPVKAFWNERSSENRDALRSMLTLDATKWQFTNGVRNAATISPDNWGHVQPLLDRPGNDEIQLELFHSYGSNPALYPQWQAYLRKHQPPTLIVWGKNDAIFPAEGAYPYQRDLKNAELHLLDTGHFALEEDGEVIANHMRRFLGQHVHSR; encoded by the coding sequence ATGAAAACTCAATCAATCACCCAGTTGGTCATCGGAGCTGCCATTGCTGTGGCTTTCGTTGGACCCATCACAAAGACCGCCCGCGCAGATGACCGCGGGCATGTCACTGCTGATTCACAGGTCATGCATCGCACGATCCAGATCGATGACCTGGAGATCTTTTACCGGGAAGCGGGGCCGAAAGATGCACCGACATTGTTGCTGTTGCACGGGTTTCCGACTTCTTCCCACATGTTTCGAAATTTGATTCCTGCTTTGGCGGATCGCTATCACGTGGTCGCACCGGACTATCCCGGGTTCGGGTTCAGTTCGGCTCCGTCGGTCGACGAGTTTGAGTACTCGTTTGATAACCTGGCTCGTGAGATTCAGGTTTTCACTGAAAGACTGAAGCTGGACCAATACTCGCTGTACGTGATGGACTACGGCGCCCCGATCGGATTCCGCTTGGCGACGGCACATCCTGAACGAGTTCAAACGCTGATCATTCAGAACGGAAACGCCTACGAAGAAGGCATCGACAACCAGTTTTGGGTGCCCGTGAAAGCGTTTTGGAATGAACGGTCATCTGAGAACCGGGACGCGCTTCGTTCGATGTTGACGCTGGATGCGACCAAGTGGCAATTCACCAACGGCGTTCGCAACGCCGCGACGATCAGTCCGGACAACTGGGGACATGTGCAGCCACTGCTCGATCGTCCTGGGAACGATGAGATTCAACTCGAGTTGTTCCACAGCTATGGCAGCAATCCAGCGTTGTATCCCCAGTGGCAAGCTTACCTTCGCAAGCATCAACCGCCGACATTGATCGTGTGGGGAAAGAACGATGCGATCTTCCCTGCTGAAGGTGCATACCCCTATCAACGCGATTTGAAAAACGCGGAGTTGCACTTGCTCGACACCGGACACTTCGCATTGGAAGAAGATGGTGAGGTGATCGCGAATCACATGCGACGGTTCCTTGGCCAGCACGTGCATTCACGCTGA
- a CDS encoding carboxymuconolactone decarboxylase family protein, which produces MSRIETVNPALATGKAKELLDAVQAKLGMTPNLMRVMANSPAVLDAYLKFSGALAVGALTAKQRERIALAVGQANSCDYCLSAHTALGKMSGLTASEILDARRGKADDAKAGAILAFANQVVAKRGLVSDADVTTAREAGVTDAEIAETVANVSLNILTNYLNHVAQTEVDFPAAEKLSDDSTMDSCGCHTEACSVA; this is translated from the coding sequence ATGTCCCGAATCGAAACCGTGAACCCAGCTCTCGCGACCGGTAAAGCCAAAGAGTTGCTCGACGCTGTGCAAGCCAAGCTTGGGATGACGCCCAACCTGATGCGTGTGATGGCCAATTCACCGGCTGTCTTGGATGCGTATTTGAAGTTCAGTGGCGCTCTCGCGGTCGGTGCACTGACTGCCAAACAACGCGAACGCATTGCCTTGGCAGTGGGCCAAGCGAACTCGTGTGACTACTGCCTCAGTGCCCACACCGCACTTGGCAAAATGTCGGGCCTGACCGCGTCTGAAATTCTTGATGCTCGTCGTGGCAAAGCGGACGACGCCAAGGCCGGAGCCATCCTGGCGTTCGCAAATCAAGTTGTCGCGAAGCGTGGGTTGGTCTCGGACGCCGATGTCACAACCGCTCGCGAAGCAGGGGTGACGGATGCGGAGATCGCAGAAACGGTCGCCAACGTTTCTCTCAACATCTTGACCAACTACCTCAACCATGTCGCTCAAACCGAAGTGGACTTCCCGGCTGCCGAAAAGTTGTCGGACGATTCGACAATGGATTCGTGCGGTTGCCACACGGAAGCGTGCAGCGTCGCTTGA
- a CDS encoding phytanoyl-CoA dioxygenase family protein codes for MSSDELDRDGFQILRGAVPRSMVKHLLDVCTQTLIQESESVRARSSRGHVYAARNLIGSIPEVTTVWQCEPLIDFLKKQLGDELGLVRALFFDKPPDRTWALPWHKDTSVAVEDNAVDSDCFSRPTVKAGVPHFIAADDVLRRMLTLRIHLDEVTDENGPLRVIPRSHHSSDSDGEDVSAAMSIFAKAGDVLAMRPLLSHCSGSSQPGTRRHRRILHLEFAESRILPDGVKWHDFVAPTSASGC; via the coding sequence ATGAGCAGCGACGAGCTGGATCGAGATGGATTCCAGATTCTTCGCGGCGCGGTGCCGAGGTCGATGGTTAAGCATCTGCTGGATGTTTGCACGCAGACTTTGATTCAGGAGTCAGAGTCCGTTCGGGCTCGATCCAGTCGCGGTCATGTGTACGCGGCTCGCAATTTGATCGGCAGCATTCCCGAGGTGACGACGGTTTGGCAATGCGAACCGTTGATTGACTTTTTGAAGAAGCAACTCGGTGATGAGTTGGGATTGGTGCGAGCTTTGTTTTTCGACAAGCCGCCCGATCGGACCTGGGCGTTGCCATGGCACAAAGACACATCCGTTGCGGTTGAAGATAACGCAGTGGATTCCGATTGTTTCTCTCGTCCGACCGTCAAGGCAGGAGTCCCTCACTTCATCGCAGCGGACGACGTGTTGCGACGGATGCTGACACTTCGGATTCATCTGGACGAAGTGACGGATGAGAATGGCCCACTGCGAGTGATTCCCCGTTCGCACCATTCAAGCGACAGCGATGGGGAAGATGTCAGTGCCGCCATGTCAATTTTCGCGAAGGCGGGCGATGTGTTGGCAATGAGACCCTTGCTCAGCCATTGCAGCGGCTCATCCCAGCCGGGCACGCGGCGGCACCGGCGAATTCTGCATTTGGAATTTGCCGAATCGAGGATTCTACCGGACGGCGTGAAGTGGCATGACTTCGTCGCACCAACGTCTGCGAGTGGCTGTTAG
- a CDS encoding carboxylesterase family protein, producing MKRSPHASFVLIFASTIVAMNCPSSNDLSAQDSASSDVESASQIQVEPGQQSENFFVIPEPAEGRPEKLPFLLYTPSNYQAGQKVPMLLFLHGLGESGDGNFKQLAVHGPPKRVAKEGKEFPFVIVSPQSPKPGKDRADVVESWKVDELMALLDHVEEHLSIDTSRVYLSGLSMGGFGTWRLAATHPERFAAAIPICGGGKTEWADQLATLPIWAFHGGKDFVVELKESEEMVAAIQRAGGDVKLTIYPEAGHDSWTETYANPEVYAWLLRHQNEK from the coding sequence ATGAAACGCAGTCCCCACGCTTCCTTTGTCCTGATCTTTGCTTCGACGATCGTTGCCATGAATTGTCCCTCCAGCAACGACTTGTCGGCACAGGATTCTGCGTCATCGGATGTTGAATCTGCGTCGCAAATTCAGGTGGAGCCGGGCCAGCAGTCTGAAAATTTCTTTGTCATTCCTGAACCCGCTGAAGGTCGGCCGGAGAAGCTTCCGTTCTTGCTTTACACACCGAGCAACTACCAAGCCGGGCAGAAGGTTCCGATGCTGTTGTTTTTGCATGGGTTGGGCGAAAGCGGTGATGGAAATTTCAAGCAACTGGCCGTTCACGGGCCACCCAAACGAGTCGCGAAGGAAGGAAAGGAGTTTCCGTTCGTGATCGTGTCACCTCAAAGTCCGAAGCCGGGTAAGGATCGCGCGGACGTGGTCGAGTCGTGGAAAGTTGACGAACTGATGGCTTTGCTTGATCACGTGGAAGAACATCTTTCGATCGATACGTCTCGCGTTTACTTGTCCGGGTTGAGCATGGGCGGTTTTGGGACATGGCGTTTGGCAGCGACTCATCCTGAACGGTTTGCCGCGGCCATTCCGATTTGCGGTGGCGGCAAGACCGAATGGGCTGACCAACTCGCGACGCTTCCTATTTGGGCGTTTCATGGCGGGAAGGATTTTGTCGTCGAGCTTAAAGAAAGCGAAGAAATGGTCGCCGCGATCCAACGAGCCGGCGGGGACGTCAAGCTCACGATCTACCCAGAAGCCGGGCATGACAGCTGGACAGAAACGTATGCCAACCCTGAGGTTTACGCCTGGTTGTTGCGTCACCAAAACGAAAAGTGA
- the arsD gene encoding arsenite efflux transporter metallochaperone ArsD, translating into MSHVQIYDRAMCCSTGVCGPQVDETLPRFAADLDWLKQQGHRVDRFNLAQEPAEFAGNATVQQMLSEEGVECLPLVLVDGRIVSRSDYPSRENLALWTATKTQMKPMLPTADGGCCGGSSCC; encoded by the coding sequence ATGAGTCACGTTCAAATTTATGACCGAGCGATGTGTTGCAGCACCGGCGTTTGCGGGCCTCAGGTGGATGAAACGTTGCCAAGGTTCGCAGCCGATTTGGATTGGCTGAAACAACAAGGTCATCGTGTTGATCGATTCAATTTAGCGCAGGAACCAGCCGAGTTTGCTGGCAACGCGACCGTGCAGCAGATGTTGAGCGAAGAAGGTGTCGAGTGTTTGCCTTTGGTTCTGGTTGATGGCCGAATCGTCAGTCGCAGTGACTATCCTTCGCGAGAGAATCTGGCGTTGTGGACGGCAACGAAGACGCAAATGAAGCCCATGCTGCCAACGGCGGATGGTGGATGCTGCGGCGGTTCGAGTTGCTGCTGA
- a CDS encoding nuclear transport factor 2 family protein, protein MASPTDIRPPFTSESAIQKVRAAEDAWNSRDPQRVSLAYSIDSEWRNRDTFLRGRDQIVHFLSGKWKSEQEYRLAKQLWAFSENRIAVRFQYEYQTEAGSWFRAYGNENWEFDPDGLMRRREASINDHAIDVSERKFHWPLGARPLDDPGLQELVK, encoded by the coding sequence ATGGCAAGCCCAACTGACATCCGGCCGCCTTTCACGAGTGAGTCCGCCATTCAAAAAGTGCGAGCGGCGGAAGACGCCTGGAACTCGCGGGATCCGCAGCGAGTCTCGCTGGCGTATTCCATCGACAGCGAATGGCGCAACCGAGATACGTTCCTGCGGGGACGCGATCAGATCGTCCACTTCTTGTCTGGTAAGTGGAAGTCGGAACAGGAGTATCGCCTCGCGAAACAATTGTGGGCGTTCTCTGAAAATCGAATCGCCGTTCGGTTCCAGTACGAGTACCAAACCGAGGCCGGAAGTTGGTTTCGTGCCTATGGCAATGAAAACTGGGAGTTTGATCCCGATGGTTTGATGCGGCGACGTGAGGCCAGCATCAACGACCATGCGATCGATGTCTCGGAGCGAAAGTTTCATTGGCCGTTGGGTGCCCGACCATTGGACGACCCTGGCTTGCAAGAGCTCGTGAAATGA